The Saccharothrix variisporea genome has a segment encoding these proteins:
- a CDS encoding DUF3558 family protein has product MQLTSNRVIRSLLPLAVLGVVLAGCSAKEGGTATPGSTAATTTGTSAKPTTTSAGGGDGLASFDPCAAMKAAAGQVPLTDVENDGKQECKAQYGSTVSVRVKAFPSLGIADVVGGANSKFTEIPVGNHKGRRVTAPVSDSSCAVAIEITPKSRVDVVASANASQDEACDAATKVATAIEPKLPK; this is encoded by the coding sequence ATGCAGTTGACCAGCAACCGGGTGATCCGTTCGCTCCTGCCGCTCGCGGTGCTCGGCGTGGTCCTCGCCGGGTGCTCGGCCAAAGAGGGCGGAACAGCCACGCCCGGCAGCACCGCGGCCACCACGACCGGGACGTCGGCGAAGCCCACGACGACCTCGGCCGGCGGTGGGGACGGCCTGGCGTCGTTCGACCCGTGTGCGGCGATGAAGGCAGCCGCCGGTCAAGTGCCGCTCACCGACGTCGAGAACGACGGCAAGCAGGAGTGCAAGGCCCAATACGGCTCGACGGTCTCGGTGCGGGTGAAGGCTTTCCCCTCGCTGGGCATCGCTGACGTCGTCGGTGGCGCCAACTCCAAGTTCACCGAGATCCCCGTCGGCAACCACAAGGGCCGGCGAGTCACTGCTCCGGTGTCCGACTCGTCTTGCGCTGTGGCGATCGAGATCACGCCCAAGTCACGCGTCGACGTCGTCGCCTCCGCGAACGCGTCGCAGGACGAAGCTTGCGACGCGGCGACCAAGGTCGCCACCGCGATCGAGCCCAAGCTGCCGAAGTAG
- the pstB gene encoding phosphate ABC transporter ATP-binding protein PstB, translated as MAKRIDVKDLNLFYGKFHAVDGVSLAVPPKNVTAFIGPSGCGKSTVLRSLNRMHEVAPGARVEGKVLLDGEDIYAPAVDPVQVRRTIGMVFQRPNPFPTMSIRDNVVAGLKLAGERNKKKLDEVAERSLRGANLWNEVKDRLDRPGGGLSGGQQQRLCIARAIAVQPDVLLMDEPCSALDPISTLAIEDLITELKKEYTIVIVTHNMQQAARVSDQTAFFNLLGVGQPGRLIEVDDTEKIFSNPSQKATEDYISGRFG; from the coding sequence ATGGCCAAGCGCATCGACGTGAAAGACCTCAACCTGTTCTACGGCAAGTTCCACGCCGTCGACGGTGTTTCGCTCGCCGTGCCGCCGAAGAACGTGACCGCGTTCATCGGACCGTCCGGCTGCGGCAAGTCCACCGTGCTGCGCTCCCTGAACCGCATGCACGAGGTGGCCCCGGGCGCCCGCGTCGAGGGCAAGGTCCTGCTCGACGGCGAGGACATCTACGCCCCGGCCGTAGACCCGGTGCAGGTCCGGCGCACCATCGGCATGGTGTTCCAGCGCCCGAACCCGTTCCCGACCATGTCCATCCGCGACAACGTCGTGGCCGGGCTCAAGCTGGCGGGCGAGCGCAACAAGAAGAAGTTGGACGAGGTCGCCGAACGCTCCCTGCGCGGGGCGAACCTGTGGAACGAGGTCAAGGACCGCCTCGACCGCCCGGGCGGCGGCCTGTCCGGCGGCCAGCAGCAGCGCCTGTGCATCGCGCGTGCCATCGCGGTGCAGCCGGACGTCCTGCTGATGGACGAGCCGTGCTCCGCCCTGGACCCGATCTCCACCTTGGCGATCGAGGACCTGATCACGGAGCTGAAGAAGGAGTACACGATCGTCATCGTGACCCACAACATGCAGCAGGCAGCGCGCGTCTCCGACCAGACGGCGTTCTTCAACCTGCTGGGTGTCGGTCAGCCGGGCCGGCTGATCGAGGTGGACGACACGGAGAAGATCTTCTCCAACCCCAGCCAGAAGGCCACGGAGGACTACATCTCCGGCCGCTTCGGCTGA
- a CDS encoding DUF3558 family protein: MTRSILTIAAAALLLAGCTSKEPGDPTARSTATTTAASGQSTTTSKPSSGDNLLADYDPCDELNAIASQVSLTEIEEDGRQECKARWGQTTTVVRVKAFPELGIGEIVGGANSKFTDLSIGSHKARKVTAPSSSTSCAVTVEVSAKSRVDVVASATSSQDEACDAAQKVATAIEPKLPK; this comes from the coding sequence GTGACCCGTTCGATCTTGACGATCGCAGCGGCGGCGTTGCTGCTAGCCGGTTGCACGTCGAAGGAGCCGGGCGACCCTACGGCACGCAGTACGGCCACGACAACCGCAGCCTCGGGCCAGTCGACGACGACCTCCAAGCCTTCGTCCGGTGACAACTTGTTGGCCGACTACGACCCGTGTGACGAGCTGAACGCGATCGCGAGCCAGGTGTCGCTGACCGAGATCGAAGAAGACGGCCGACAGGAGTGCAAGGCGCGCTGGGGCCAGACGACGACCGTGGTACGGGTCAAGGCTTTCCCGGAGTTGGGTATCGGGGAGATCGTCGGTGGAGCGAATTCCAAGTTCACCGATCTCTCCATCGGCTCCCACAAGGCGAGGAAGGTCACCGCACCCTCCTCGAGCACGTCCTGCGCCGTGACCGTGGAAGTGTCCGCCAAATCGCGAGTCGACGTCGTCGCCTCCGCCACTTCGTCCCAGGACGAAGCGTGTGACGCGGCGCAGAAGGTCGCCACCGCCATCGAGCCCAAGCTGCCGAAGTAG
- the phoU gene encoding phosphate signaling complex protein PhoU, protein MREAYHDQLGQLADRLADMCAMAGDAMERATASLLQADLAVAEQVIGDDAKIDDVRSSIEEQAYALLALQAPVATDLRIVLAVIHAAESVERMGDLALHVAKAARRRHPNHVLADTVEPYFAEMGRIAVQLAREATEVIRTQDVERARSMEDADDAMDDLHRHLFTVIMDKEWPHGVPSAVDTTLLGRFYERFADHAVSVAKRTVFVVTGRMPGYGGDIDD, encoded by the coding sequence ATGCGTGAGGCCTACCACGACCAGCTCGGACAACTCGCCGACCGGCTCGCCGACATGTGCGCGATGGCCGGTGACGCCATGGAGCGCGCCACCGCGTCGCTGCTCCAGGCGGACCTCGCGGTCGCGGAGCAGGTGATCGGGGACGACGCCAAGATCGACGACGTCCGCTCGAGCATCGAGGAGCAGGCCTACGCGCTGCTGGCGCTGCAGGCACCGGTGGCGACCGACCTGCGCATCGTGCTGGCCGTGATCCACGCGGCGGAGAGCGTGGAGCGCATGGGTGACCTGGCGCTGCACGTGGCCAAGGCCGCGCGCCGCCGGCACCCCAACCACGTGCTGGCCGACACGGTGGAGCCGTACTTCGCCGAGATGGGCCGCATCGCGGTGCAGCTGGCCCGCGAGGCCACCGAGGTCATCCGCACCCAGGACGTCGAGCGCGCCCGTTCCATGGAGGACGCGGACGACGCGATGGACGACCTGCACCGCCACCTGTTCACGGTGATCATGGACAAGGAGTGGCCGCACGGCGTCCCGTCCGCGGTGGACACCACGCTGCTGGGCCGGTTCTACGAGCGCTTCGCCGACCACGCGGTGTCGGTGGCCAAGCGCACGGTCTTCGTCGTGACGGGCCGGATGCCCGGCTACGGCGGCGACATCGACGACTGA
- a CDS encoding DUF3558 family protein, giving the protein MQLTRNLVIRSILPIAVLGVVLAGCSEKQGGTPTAGSDTPTTTGTSAKPTTTSSSGTSGGLESFDACAAVQAAAGQLPLTEIEPNGKAGCDAEFGTSVSLGVKAYPSLGISDFVMGPNSKPSDITIGSRKARKVGAPAGGTTSSCAVTIEVTAKSRVDVVASANASQDEACDAATKLATAIEPKLPK; this is encoded by the coding sequence ATGCAGTTGACCAGGAACCTGGTGATCCGTTCGATCCTGCCGATCGCGGTGCTCGGCGTCGTGCTCGCCGGTTGCTCGGAGAAGCAGGGCGGGACGCCCACCGCCGGTAGCGACACCCCGACCACGACCGGCACGTCGGCGAAGCCGACCACGACGTCCTCGTCGGGCACCAGCGGTGGCCTGGAGTCCTTCGACGCCTGCGCCGCGGTGCAGGCCGCTGCCGGCCAACTGCCTCTCACCGAGATCGAGCCCAACGGCAAGGCGGGCTGTGATGCCGAGTTCGGCACGTCGGTGTCCCTGGGTGTCAAGGCTTACCCCAGTCTGGGCATCTCCGACTTCGTGATGGGTCCCAATTCGAAGCCCTCGGACATCACGATCGGTAGCCGCAAAGCGCGAAAGGTCGGCGCGCCCGCCGGGGGTACGACCAGTTCCTGCGCCGTGACGATCGAGGTCACCGCCAAGTCGCGCGTCGACGTCGTCGCCTCGGCCAACGCGTCCCAGGACGAGGCGTGCGACGCGGCGACGAAGCTGGCCACCGCCATCGAGCCCAAGCTGCCGAAGTAG
- the pstA gene encoding phosphate ABC transporter permease PstA produces the protein MTTETADLNRLATPPTFQSVSGARKFKNGVATALVYLAFGIAIIPLVWVLYTVIQRGLPVVLDGDWWQKSLSGLLSRQQGGGAYHAIYGTLVQALVCGLISVPIGLFVAVYLVEYGGRSKLARATTFMVDILTGVPSIVAALFVYTLWITTIGFSRSGFAVSLALVLLMVPVIVRTTEEMLKIVPDELREASYALGIPKWKTIVKIVIPTALSGILTGIMLALARVMGETAPVLVLAAYAPFINYNLFDGPMASLPLMMTTERNNPTQAGFERIWGAAITLVLIITLFNLLATVISRWLAPKTK, from the coding sequence ATGACGACCGAGACGGCGGACCTGAACCGCCTCGCGACGCCGCCGACGTTCCAGAGCGTCAGCGGCGCCCGGAAGTTCAAGAACGGCGTGGCGACGGCGCTGGTGTACCTGGCGTTCGGCATCGCCATCATCCCGCTGGTCTGGGTGCTGTACACGGTCATCCAGCGGGGCCTGCCGGTCGTGCTGGACGGTGACTGGTGGCAGAAGTCGCTGTCGGGCCTGCTGTCCCGGCAGCAGGGCGGCGGCGCGTACCACGCCATCTACGGCACGCTGGTGCAGGCGCTGGTGTGCGGCCTGATCTCGGTGCCGATCGGCCTGTTCGTCGCCGTGTACCTGGTCGAGTACGGCGGCCGGTCCAAGCTGGCCCGCGCGACCACCTTCATGGTCGACATCCTCACCGGTGTCCCGTCCATCGTGGCCGCGCTGTTCGTCTACACGCTGTGGATCACGACGATCGGGTTCAGCCGCAGCGGCTTCGCGGTGTCGCTGGCGCTGGTGCTGCTCATGGTGCCGGTGATCGTGCGGACCACCGAGGAGATGCTCAAGATCGTCCCGGACGAGCTGCGCGAGGCGTCCTACGCGCTGGGCATCCCGAAGTGGAAGACCATCGTCAAGATCGTCATCCCGACGGCCCTGTCGGGCATCCTGACCGGCATCATGCTCGCCCTGGCCCGCGTCATGGGCGAGACCGCGCCGGTGCTCGTGCTCGCCGCCTACGCGCCGTTCATCAACTACAACCTGTTCGACGGCCCGATGGCGTCGTTGCCGCTGATGATGACCACGGAGCGGAACAACCCCACGCAGGCGGGCTTCGAGCGCATCTGGGGTGCGGCGATCACCCTGGTCCTCATCATCACGCTGTTCAACCTGCTGGCGACCGTGATCTCGCGGTGGCTGGCCCCGAAGACCAAGTGA
- a CDS encoding ESX secretion-associated protein EspG → MSVFSFALSHAAADILWEDLKLGSRPYPFDFPYLGQTFDERRGIREAVYRDLESRGLASRGRASAEVEEALTLLVRFDYSLNAIASLDPRNVERQLLARSGAQGELAVVAVLDDRQLKVETMRSSSLLRAVVDLIPPGRPGPGQSITVAMPSSAPPPRPRQDDDFGNTTFTQAMAPRSTSGSQVRALEAVFERPRLRAGQFGVTVRGRHGREQRAPQVAWFDNDQGRYMSQTRQGQDGQKWLTHAPADNARIAGQLTQELNALLN, encoded by the coding sequence GTGAGCGTGTTCTCGTTCGCCCTGTCCCACGCGGCGGCCGACATCCTGTGGGAGGACCTCAAGCTCGGCAGCCGTCCCTACCCGTTCGACTTCCCCTACCTCGGCCAGACGTTCGACGAGCGGCGCGGCATCCGCGAAGCCGTCTACCGCGACCTGGAGTCCCGCGGCCTCGCGTCGCGGGGCCGGGCCTCGGCCGAGGTGGAGGAAGCGCTCACCCTGCTCGTCCGCTTCGACTACTCGCTCAACGCGATCGCGTCCCTGGACCCGCGCAACGTGGAGCGCCAGCTCCTGGCCCGCAGCGGCGCCCAGGGCGAGCTCGCGGTCGTCGCCGTCCTGGACGACCGGCAGCTGAAGGTCGAGACCATGCGCTCGTCGTCGCTGCTGCGCGCGGTCGTGGACCTGATCCCGCCGGGACGCCCCGGCCCCGGCCAGTCGATCACGGTCGCGATGCCGTCGTCCGCACCGCCGCCCCGCCCGCGCCAGGACGACGACTTCGGCAACACCACCTTCACCCAGGCGATGGCCCCCCGCTCCACCAGCGGGTCCCAGGTCCGCGCCCTGGAGGCGGTGTTCGAGCGCCCGCGCCTGCGCGCCGGCCAGTTCGGCGTGACCGTGCGCGGCAGGCACGGCCGTGAGCAGCGCGCGCCGCAGGTCGCCTGGTTCGACAACGACCAGGGCCGGTACATGTCGCAGACCCGGCAGGGCCAGGACGGCCAGAAGTGGCTCACCCACGCCCCCGCCGACAACGCGCGCATCGCGGGCCAGCTCACCCAGGAGCTCAACGCCCTGCTCAACTAG